The Mucilaginibacter rubeus genomic interval CGCCTATTTGCTTAAAACGCTTGGTCGTATTTTAAGTGCGTATTCACTTTATTTCCGGTCGGCAGTAAATTATATTGGTATCCCTCCTGCCGAAAGCTTTTATTACCTGAATGGTTTACTCCATTTGGGGGAGGTAAGAAAAAGCGACCTGATTAACTACATGTTTGCCGAAACAACTACCGGCATGGAGGTTATAAACAGACTTATCCGTGAAGAAAAAATAGATGAACGCACGTCGCCTGATGATAAGCGTGCCAAACTAATTAAGGTAAACCAGAAAGGGCATGCAGCATTGGATGAATATTATAAAATTTCGGGCAAAGTTGTTGAAATGACCTTTAAAGGCATCGACGATGAAATTTTAATTGATTGCTATGAGATGCTTAAATATTGCGAACAACGTAACTCATCATTAGCAATCGAGCTGAAAAATAAACCCTTCGACCAGATGTATGAGCATATAATGACCGATAAAGTATAAATTTAAAGCGTATGGTTATCGAATTATCAACAGGTAATAACCGGCTCTAAATCCAATGTCAGCTAAAAGTAAAGATGGCATAATACTTGAACATTCAATGGCCGGGCTTGGTAACAACCCCGGCTTTTTCGTATCTATACCATAAAAAAATACCTGTGGACAATATCCTCAATATCTCCAATCTAAGTAAAACATACCAAAGTGCCGGTCGTACGCTTACTGTGCTCGATCAAATAAACTTTTCAGTGGCGGCAGGTTCAACCAATGCTATAGTTGGCCCTTCCGGCAGCGGGAAAACCACATTGCTTGGTTTGTGTGCCGGGCTCGACCGCTCAACCTCAGGTACGGTTGAACTCAACGGAATCAATCTTAGTAACCTTACTGAAGATCAACGCGCGCAGGTGCGGAACCAGCATGTGGGTTTCATATTTCAGAATTTTCAGCTGCTCCCTACCCTAACTGCGCTTGAAAATGTAATGGTACCTCTTGAACTCCGGGGCGAAAAAAATATCAGAACAAGGGCTTTAGATCTTTTAGATAAAGTTGGTCTTTCAGAGCGGGGGCATCATTACCCGCTTCAGCTTTCCGGCGGCGAGCAACAGCGGGTATCACTGGCCCGCGCTTTTTCAAATGCGCCACGCATCCTTTTTGCTGATGAGCCTACCGGAAACCTTGATGCCGAAACCAGCGATAAAGTGATCAAACTGATATTCGACCTGAACAAGGAAGCAGGTACCACGCTTGTCGTGGTAACTCATGACCTTGAATTAGCTGCTAAAACCCAACGCATTATCAGGATTAAGGGCGGCAAGCTAATCTCCGATGAAAAAACCATTAACGCATAAGCTAATGGATAGTAATATTGATTTTAAGAGAAAGATAAACATCCCCTGGCTGTTTCGGATGGCCTTGCGCGATAGCAGACGCAACCGATCAAGGTTATTCCTTTTTATATCGGCAATTGTATTTGGGATAGCTGCTTTAGTGGCTATCTACTCGTTTAAATACAACGTGCAAAATGATATTAACGATCAGGCAGCCACTTTGATTGGGGCTGATTTGGCAATCTCCGGCAATAAACCTGTAGATGATAAGTTAAAGCACATGCTCGATTCCATGGGCGACGAGCGCTCGCAGGAACGGAGCTTTGCATCAATGCTCTATTTCCCGCGTACCAACGGTACCCGGCTTGTACAGATCAGGGCTTTACAGGGAGGTTTCCCCTACTATGGTACTTTAGAAACTACTCCGGAAGCAGCCGGGCTTACTTTCAAGAAAGGACGGATGGCTTTGGTTGATAAAACCCTGATGTTGCAGTTTAATGCCCGTGTGGGCGACTCGGTTAAAGTGGGCAACCTAAATTTCCAGATTGCCGGCATCCTGAATAAAGCACCCGGACAAAGTGGTGTTATGGCAGGGATTGCGCCTGTAGTTTATATTCCGATGCAATACCTGGAGCAAACAGGGCTTATAAAAATTGGTAGCAGGGTTAACTACAGCTTTTATTATAAGTTCAATTCATCGGTAAACGTAAACAAGCTCAGCAAAAACCTCGACCCTGTACTTGATAAGGCCGGGATGCGCTTTGAAACCATCGAAACTAAAAAAGACAATACCGGCCGTGCCTTTGGCGACCTGAGCCGTTTCTTGTCATTAGTTGGTTTTGTGGCTTTGCTACTGGGTTGCGTGGGCGTAGCCAGTGCTATCCATATTTATGTAAAAGAAAAGATTGCGTCAATAGCCATTATGCGCTGCCTGGGTGTAAAATCGTCCGAAGCGTTTTTGATCTACCTAATACAAATTGTAGGTATTGGAATCATCGGTTCTGTTACCGGAGCTATTTTAGGTACGGCCATTCAGCATTTATTGCCGCTGGTATTTAAGGACTTTCTACCTTTTACCATTTCGGTGCAAATATCATGGATGGCTATAGGACAGGGTATTTTATTGGGTGTAATCATCTCTATCCTGTTTGCGTTGTTGCCATTAATATCCGTAAGGAATATTTCGCCGCTTAACACGCTCCGTATGTCGGTAGATGAAAGCGGGAGCAGGCGAGATCCGTTGCGCTGGCTGGTATATTTGCTGATACTGATCTTTGTAATAGCTTTTAGTTATTTGCAGTTGGATAGCGTTATGGGCAGTATTCTGTTTACGTTGGGGATCCTCATCGCGTTTATGATCCTAACAGTAACTGCCTGGTTGTTAATGCGGATTACCAAAGCTATCGTTAAAGGGTCGTGGAGTTATTTATGGCGGCAAGGCTTTGCCAATTTATATCGCCCCAATAACCAAACCATTATACTTATAGTATCCATCGGCTTAAGCACCATGTTCATTTGCACGCTTTATTTTGTGCAAACGCTCTTGGTGCAGCAGGTAAATCTTTCAAGCAGCGGCAATCAGTCAAACATGATTTTGTTTGATATCCAGAGCAGCCAGGAAAAAGGAGTTGTTCAGTTAACCAAACAACAAGGGCTGCCTGTATTACAGCAGGTACCTATTGTTACCATGCGTATTGAGCAGATTAACGGTAAAACAGCTGCCGATCTCACTAAGGACACTACTATCAAGATACAACATGGCGTTTTTGCGTGGGAATACCGGGTAACATTCAGGGATTCATTAACCTCATCAGAAAAATTGCTGGATGGCAAATGGATTGGTCAGGCAGATCCTTCAAAGGAAATTCCTGTATCTGTTGAAGAAAACCTGTCCAAACGGGGCAACCTGAAAATTGGCGATAAAATAGTATTTAACGTGCAAGGCGTACAAATGCCGGCTTATGTAGCCAGTATCCGCAAGGTTAACTGGGGTAAGGTGCAGACTAATTTCCAGGTTGTTTTCCCTAAAGGAGTACTGGAAGACGCGCCACAATTTCATGTATTGATGACGCATGTGCCATCAAACAAAGTATCGGCTGCTTTTCAGCAATTGGTAGTAAAAACTTATCCCAATGTTTCGATCATCGATCTTGGTTTAATTTTAAGCGTTGTTGATGAACTGCTGAGCAAAATCAGTTACGTTATCCGTTTCATGAGCGCGTTTAGTATTATAACGGGTATCGTAGTATTGATAGCGTCGGTACGCATCAGCAAATACCAGCGCATCCAAGAAAGTGTGTTATTGCGTACCCTTGGGGCCAGCCGTAAGCAAATATTTACCATAACCGCATTGGAATACTGGTTTTTAGGTAGCTTATCTGCATTAACCGGTATCCTGATAGCGTTTGCCGGTACATATTTCCTTGCAAAATATAGCTTTGAAATACCATATAGTGTTAACGTATTACCGGCTCTTGTACTATTTTTGATTGTGAGTTTGTTAACCGTTATTATTGGCTTATTGAATAGCCGCGGCGTGTTAAACAAACCACCATTGGAAATTTTAAGAACAAATGCTTAAACGCGTTGTATTTATTTTATATGAACAGAGTTATATTATCCGGCATTTTGCTTACTGCCCTCACTATTGCAGGCTGTGGCAACGGTGCTAAATCATCAAACAACGATCAAAACCAAGCAGCTACCGAAGTTGTAAAAACTGATTCTGCTTCCAAGAAAATAGTTTTGTTTTTTGGCGATAGCCTTACTGCCGGTTATGGCCTTGATGACCCGGCGGATGCTTTTCCGGGAGTGATCAGCAAGCGGGTTGATTCATTGAAACTACCGTACAAAGTTATAAATGCAGGCCTCAGCGGGGAAACTACAGCGGGCGGCAACGGCCGGATTAACTGGCTGTTGAAGCAAAAGATTGATGTTTTTGTACTGGAGCTTGGCGCAAACGACGGTCTCCGCGGGATCCCTGTGAGCGAAACAGCTAAGAACCTGCAATCTATAGTTGATAAAGTAAAATCAAAATACCCCGATGCCAAACTTGTTTTGTTAGGCATGCAGGTACCACCAAACATGGGTGCGGATTACTCCAATAAATTTAAAAGTGTATTTCCAACCCTTGCCACTAAAAATAAAATGGAACTGGTTCCCTTTCTGCTGAAGGATGTAGCAGGGATACCGGCACTCAACCAGGGTGACGGCATCCATCCTACAACTCAGGGCGCCAAAATTGTTGCTGACAATGTTTGGGCGGTTTTAAAAGACGATCTGAAATAATTCAATTCTTCATATTAGCTTTATTTGATACATAGTCCCAATCCAGTTGAATAATTAATTATCCAATTACATTCTTCTTCATAGTTAAACTCCAAGATCCTTTTTAAAGATTTCTTTATTTGCGTCATCAACAATAAGGAGTGTAAAGGTTGTAAGCTGAATTTGATCGGCTGGAACGGTAAAGGTAAAATGGATTAATTTATCAGCGATTACAATATCCCCGGCAGGTATTACTACCTTGTTTATACTGATAACTAATTTCCTTTTATCTAAATTTTCGCCAGCTATTATGAAATTATTAGGAGTAGTAACACTGATTTTTTCAGGCTTTACCGAGGATACCGAAATTTTCACATCAGGTTTCATCTTATCAGGGCGATCATCTTTGGTACTAAACAAGGTCTTGAAAACCTCTTTTAGTTTCTCGGTCGCCGCATCGGTAAATAAACCAACGAAAGCTGCCATTGACATAACACCGTAGATATTCAGGTTATTGCCAGGGTCGGCAGAGCTGAGAAATCCGGCTCTGAATACAAAGTACATTATCATAGCCAGCGCGGCCGCCGTGAAAGGTTTAACAAAGTACCATAACACCCAACTACGTTT includes:
- a CDS encoding MarR family winged helix-turn-helix transcriptional regulator, which produces MKPVVQLVEEWTAFEEISEQPTVEAFCRYYLQKQRPKPKQAGKKGERIMNGAYLLKTLGRILSAYSLYFRSAVNYIGIPPAESFYYLNGLLHLGEVRKSDLINYMFAETTTGMEVINRLIREEKIDERTSPDDKRAKLIKVNQKGHAALDEYYKISGKVVEMTFKGIDDEILIDCYEMLKYCEQRNSSLAIELKNKPFDQMYEHIMTDKV
- a CDS encoding ABC transporter ATP-binding protein, with product MDNILNISNLSKTYQSAGRTLTVLDQINFSVAAGSTNAIVGPSGSGKTTLLGLCAGLDRSTSGTVELNGINLSNLTEDQRAQVRNQHVGFIFQNFQLLPTLTALENVMVPLELRGEKNIRTRALDLLDKVGLSERGHHYPLQLSGGEQQRVSLARAFSNAPRILFADEPTGNLDAETSDKVIKLIFDLNKEAGTTLVVVTHDLELAAKTQRIIRIKGGKLISDEKTINA
- a CDS encoding ABC transporter permease; this encodes MDSNIDFKRKINIPWLFRMALRDSRRNRSRLFLFISAIVFGIAALVAIYSFKYNVQNDINDQAATLIGADLAISGNKPVDDKLKHMLDSMGDERSQERSFASMLYFPRTNGTRLVQIRALQGGFPYYGTLETTPEAAGLTFKKGRMALVDKTLMLQFNARVGDSVKVGNLNFQIAGILNKAPGQSGVMAGIAPVVYIPMQYLEQTGLIKIGSRVNYSFYYKFNSSVNVNKLSKNLDPVLDKAGMRFETIETKKDNTGRAFGDLSRFLSLVGFVALLLGCVGVASAIHIYVKEKIASIAIMRCLGVKSSEAFLIYLIQIVGIGIIGSVTGAILGTAIQHLLPLVFKDFLPFTISVQISWMAIGQGILLGVIISILFALLPLISVRNISPLNTLRMSVDESGSRRDPLRWLVYLLILIFVIAFSYLQLDSVMGSILFTLGILIAFMILTVTAWLLMRITKAIVKGSWSYLWRQGFANLYRPNNQTIILIVSIGLSTMFICTLYFVQTLLVQQVNLSSSGNQSNMILFDIQSSQEKGVVQLTKQQGLPVLQQVPIVTMRIEQINGKTAADLTKDTTIKIQHGVFAWEYRVTFRDSLTSSEKLLDGKWIGQADPSKEIPVSVEENLSKRGNLKIGDKIVFNVQGVQMPAYVASIRKVNWGKVQTNFQVVFPKGVLEDAPQFHVLMTHVPSNKVSAAFQQLVVKTYPNVSIIDLGLILSVVDELLSKISYVIRFMSAFSIITGIVVLIASVRISKYQRIQESVLLRTLGASRKQIFTITALEYWFLGSLSALTGILIAFAGTYFLAKYSFEIPYSVNVLPALVLFLIVSLLTVIIGLLNSRGVLNKPPLEILRTNA
- a CDS encoding arylesterase yields the protein MNRVILSGILLTALTIAGCGNGAKSSNNDQNQAATEVVKTDSASKKIVLFFGDSLTAGYGLDDPADAFPGVISKRVDSLKLPYKVINAGLSGETTAGGNGRINWLLKQKIDVFVLELGANDGLRGIPVSETAKNLQSIVDKVKSKYPDAKLVLLGMQVPPNMGADYSNKFKSVFPTLATKNKMELVPFLLKDVAGIPALNQGDGIHPTTQGAKIVADNVWAVLKDDLK